A window of the Cicer arietinum cultivar CDC Frontier isolate Library 1 chromosome 6, Cicar.CDCFrontier_v2.0, whole genome shotgun sequence genome harbors these coding sequences:
- the LOC140920706 gene encoding uncharacterized protein, translated as MELKQLPHHLKYIFLGEKDKNPAIVSASLSGLQEDKLLRILRKHKGVIGWSVKDLKGISPTFCMHKILMEDNHKPVVQPQRRLNPKMKEVIRKEVVNLLEATLSFTPSQIALGCMMSIFSDMIEKHIEVFMDNFYVFGSKVIVYTNHVALRYLFAKQESKQRLLKWILLLQEFDIEIQDKKGLENTVADHLSRLEKVEEDDNTRPIRDQFADEHIFTIIKAPWFADFANFKVGEAIPSDFTYQQRKKFIHDAKFYVWDEPFLYKRGVDGLLRRCVTEEEQEKVLWHCHDSDNKGHFSGDRTAAKRIDNISKWDEMPQNPVLEVEVFDVWGIDFMSPFSSSYAKVYILVAVDYVSKWVEAVSTPTNDSQ; from the exons ATGGAACTCAAACAGTTGCCTCATCATTTAAAATACATATTCCTGGGTGAAAAAGATAAGAATCCAGCTATCGTTAGTGCAAGCTTGAGTGGTTTACAAGAAGATAAGTTGTTGAGAATTCTGCGGAAGCATAAGGGTGTCATCGGTTGGTCCGTTAAGGACTTGAAGGGAATAAGTCCGACTTTTTGCATGCACAAAATCCTAATGGAGGACAATCACAAACCAGTTGTACAACCCCAAAGAAGATTGAATCCGAAAATGAAAGAAGTGATTAGGAAAGAAGTGGTAAATCTCCTAGAAGCTACTCTCTCATTTACCCCATCTCAGATAGCTCTTGG GTGCATGATGTCCATATTCTCTGATATGATTGAGAAACATATCGAAGTATTTATGGACAACTTTTATGTCTTTG gatcgAAAGTTATTGTTTATACTAATCATGTtgccttgaggtatttgtttGCTAAGCAGGAATCGAAGCAAAGACTACTCAAGTGGATTCTATTACTACAAGAGTTCGACATTGAGATCCAAGATAAGAAGGGATTAGAGAACACTGTAGCCGACCACCTATCTCGATTGGAGAAAGTGGAGGAAGATGACAACACTAGACCAATACGAGACCAGTTCGCTGATGAGCACATCTTCACAATTATCAAGGCACCTTGGTTTGCTGACTTTGCTAATTTCAAAGTAGGTGAGGCAATTCCATCGGATTTCACATACCAACAACGAAAGAAGTTTATCCATGATGCCAAATTCTATGTATGGGATGAACCCTTTCTATACAAAAGAGGAGTGGATGGGTTGTTGCGAAGGTGTGTGACTGAGGAGGAGCAAGAAAAAGTCTTGTGGCACTGCCACGACTCTGATAATAAGGGTCATTTCAGTGGGGATCGAACTGCAGCAAAA CGCATTGATAACATTTCAAAATGGGATGAGATGCCTCAAAATCCTGtattagaagtagaagtgtTCGATGTGTGGGGTATTGACTTCATGAGTCCATTCTCATCCTCATATGCAAAAGTCTATATTTTGGTGGCGGTAGATTATGTCTCAAAGTGGGTAGAAGCAGTTTCTACACCAACCAATGATTCGCAATAG